Proteins encoded in a region of the Coregonus clupeaformis isolate EN_2021a chromosome 9, ASM2061545v1, whole genome shotgun sequence genome:
- the sdhaf1 gene encoding uncharacterized protein sdhaf1 isoform X1, translated as MSGGSSCPGEMSNSQLFQQLALLGWLHSDSEKDKEILKAFTGIQVAQELMNRLTGQREVDAFKKECIQSIADFVQKNPRASQEEINAAVEKQVLLFAARVQALDSAPLL; from the exons ATGTCCGGCGGATCATCGTGCCCAGGTGAAATGTCCAATTCGCAGTTATTCCAGCAG TTAGCCCTTTTGGGCTGGCTCCATTCAGACAGCGAAAAAGACAAGGAGATCCTAAAGGCCTTCACAGGCATTCAGGTGGCACAAGAGCTCATGAACCGTCTCACAGGACAAAGAGAAGTGGACGCTTTTAAG AAAGAATGTATCCAGAGCATTGCAGACTTTGTGCAGAAGAATCCACGTGCCTCACAGGAGGAAATCAATGCAGCGGTTGAGAAGCAGGTTTTGCTTTTTGCTGCTCGAGTACAGGCACTTGATTCTGCACCCCTACTATGA
- the sdhaf1 gene encoding succinate dehydrogenase assembly factor 1, mitochondrial isoform X2, translated as MARHSKLQKQVLSLYRQFLRAGQDKPGFLPRIRDEFRENSSIKKTDVMHIEYLYRRGQRQLDQLKDVNTKQLGTFSKPKAER; from the coding sequence ATGGCACGCCACAGTAAGCTGCAGAAACAGGTGTTGTCTCTGTACCGCCAGTTCCTGCGTGCTGGCCAGGACAAGCCAGGCTTTCTACCCAGGATCCGGGATGAGTTCCGAGAGAACTCCAGCATCAAGAAGACTGATGTCATGCACATAGAATACCTTTACCGGCGCGGACAGAGACAGCTAGACCAGCTGAAAGATGTGAACACAAAGCAACTAGGAACTTTCTCCAAACCTAAGGCAGAGAGATAA